A region of Kiritimatiellales bacterium DNA encodes the following proteins:
- the hrpB gene encoding ATP-dependent helicase HrpB produces MNRNELPIYELHAEIIAAVRETNRLIIEAPTGSGKSTQVPQMLLDSGLFGGADLSSGEADFPVCPSSGGADILVCPSPASSSGADIPVCPSTKSEIKNCPDRSVCATNAPQIVVLQPRRLAARMLARRVAQERSGTTGAEVGYQVRFENCVSEKTRITYVTEGILLRKLLSDPELRDVGAICFDEFHERHLYGDITLARALHLQQIRPDLKIIVMSATLDAAPLRDYLAPCRALKSEGRMFPVEIQYAARRIDFNHQPVWDAAADAFETAVCSGAAGDVLIFMPGAYEISRTVEAVRAKPCAKDFAVMPLHGELSPQDQDAATGNCDRRKVVVATNIAETSITIGGIRIVIDSGLARIARYDPNRGIDTLMIERISRASAAQRTGRAGRTAPGICMRLWTLQEQATRRAQELPEILRHDLSEVVLALKAGGIDDIENFGWLEKPDPAALARTITLLTDLGAIDRAGAITKTGMRMIQFPMHPRYARMLLAADDYHCVRQACLIAALTQGRGILQRNAGRETRSERDELFGDNDVSDFKRLMRAWSFADKNRYDVQACRRLGIHAGAARQVTPLYERFMQIAEQQGLKINRAAPEEESLQRCILMAFSDQLARRCDRGTLRCELVHGRTGELARESAVRAAQLFVAAEITEIGQTRGQTGVLLNLATAVNPEWLEELFPEDFTAERIAKYDPVLKRVVVEHREKFRDLILESSITQNPTKEEAATVLAAEVLKGGIEIPGWTEEIEHWILRVNLLAGWCPDLGIPAIDDAARQTMLEEICYGAVSRKDLRETNVKEIVRSWLPYEQRRWIDEQMPERFTLPTGHRARIRYEAGHKPVLSAMIQDFFGVTKTPAIAFGRVPLVVELLAPNRRPVQKTEDLASFWRTAYPELKPALSRRYPKWKWI; encoded by the coding sequence GTGAATCGAAACGAACTTCCAATTTATGAGCTGCATGCCGAAATTATTGCGGCAGTGCGCGAAACGAACCGGCTGATTATTGAAGCGCCGACCGGTTCCGGTAAATCGACGCAGGTGCCGCAAATGCTGCTGGATTCCGGATTATTCGGCGGGGCAGATCTCTCTTCCGGTGAGGCGGACTTTCCAGTCTGCCCTTCTTCAGGTGGGGCAGACATTCTTGTCTGCCCTTCTCCCGCGTCTTCCAGCGGAGCAGACATTCCAGTCTGCCCTTCCACGAAATCCGAAATAAAAAACTGCCCAGACAGAAGTGTCTGTGCCACCAATGCGCCACAGATTGTGGTGCTTCAGCCGCGCCGGCTGGCGGCGCGCATGCTCGCGCGCCGCGTCGCGCAGGAGCGCAGCGGAACAACCGGCGCTGAGGTCGGCTATCAGGTTCGCTTTGAAAACTGCGTTTCTGAAAAAACGCGCATCACGTATGTCACTGAGGGCATCCTGCTGCGCAAGTTATTGAGCGATCCGGAACTGCGCGATGTGGGCGCCATCTGTTTCGACGAATTTCACGAGCGCCATTTGTACGGCGACATCACGCTTGCCCGCGCATTGCATTTGCAGCAGATACGGCCGGATTTGAAAATCATTGTGATGTCGGCGACACTCGACGCCGCGCCGCTGCGCGACTATCTCGCGCCGTGCCGCGCACTGAAATCCGAAGGCCGCATGTTTCCGGTGGAAATTCAGTACGCTGCCAGGCGGATTGATTTTAATCATCAGCCTGTCTGGGACGCCGCCGCCGATGCGTTTGAAACCGCAGTCTGTTCCGGTGCCGCCGGTGACGTGCTGATTTTTATGCCCGGCGCGTATGAAATTTCGCGCACGGTGGAAGCGGTGCGCGCAAAACCGTGCGCCAAAGATTTTGCCGTAATGCCGCTGCACGGCGAACTGTCGCCGCAGGATCAGGACGCCGCCACGGGAAACTGCGACCGCCGGAAAGTTGTGGTTGCCACTAACATCGCCGAAACGTCGATTACAATTGGGGGCATCCGGATTGTGATCGACAGCGGACTTGCACGCATCGCGCGCTACGATCCGAATCGCGGCATCGATACATTAATGATCGAACGCATCAGCCGCGCGTCCGCCGCTCAGCGCACCGGCCGCGCCGGGCGCACTGCGCCGGGAATTTGTATGCGCCTCTGGACGCTGCAGGAACAGGCGACGCGCCGCGCGCAGGAACTGCCGGAAATTCTGCGGCATGATCTTTCCGAAGTCGTGCTCGCTTTAAAAGCCGGCGGTATTGACGATATTGAAAATTTCGGCTGGCTTGAAAAACCCGATCCGGCGGCGCTGGCGCGAACCATTACGCTGCTCACCGATCTCGGTGCGATTGACCGCGCCGGAGCAATTACAAAAACCGGAATGCGGATGATTCAGTTTCCGATGCATCCGCGCTACGCGCGTATGCTGCTCGCCGCCGATGACTATCACTGCGTCCGGCAGGCGTGCTTAATTGCGGCGCTCACTCAGGGACGCGGAATTCTGCAGCGCAACGCCGGCAGGGAGACGCGCAGCGAACGCGATGAACTTTTCGGCGACAACGATGTTTCGGATTTTAAGCGGCTGATGCGCGCGTGGAGCTTTGCCGATAAAAACCGGTATGATGTTCAGGCATGCCGGCGGCTCGGTATCCACGCCGGCGCCGCGCGGCAGGTGACGCCGCTCTATGAACGCTTCATGCAGATCGCCGAACAGCAGGGATTAAAAATCAACCGCGCCGCACCGGAAGAAGAATCGTTGCAGAGATGTATTCTGATGGCATTTTCCGATCAGCTTGCGCGCCGGTGCGATCGCGGTACGCTGCGCTGTGAACTGGTTCACGGACGCACCGGCGAACTCGCGCGCGAAAGTGCGGTGCGCGCCGCACAGCTGTTTGTCGCCGCCGAAATTACGGAAATCGGACAGACGCGCGGACAAACCGGCGTACTGCTCAACCTGGCCACTGCGGTAAACCCCGAATGGCTTGAAGAACTTTTTCCGGAGGATTTCACGGCTGAGCGCATTGCAAAATATGATCCGGTATTAAAGCGTGTGGTCGTTGAACACCGCGAAAAATTCCGCGATCTGATTCTTGAATCGTCTATCACACAGAATCCGACGAAAGAGGAAGCCGCCACCGTACTCGCCGCCGAAGTGTTAAAAGGCGGTATTGAAATTCCAGGCTGGACTGAAGAGATTGAACACTGGATTCTGCGCGTTAACCTGCTCGCCGGATGGTGTCCTGATCTCGGTATTCCGGCGATTGACGACGCGGCGCGGCAAACTATGCTGGAGGAGATCTGTTACGGCGCCGTAAGCCGGAAAGATTTGCGCGAAACCAATGTGAAAGAGATCGTGCGCAGCTGGCTGCCATACGAACAGCGACGCTGGATTGATGAACAGATGCCGGAGCGGTTTACACTGCCGACCGGACACCGCGCGCGCATCCGCTACGAAGCCGGACACAAGCCGGTGCTGTCCGCCATGATTCAGGATTTTTTCGGTGTCACTAAAACGCCGGCGATTGCTTTCGGGCGCGTGCCGCTCGTTGTTGAACTGCTGGCACCGAACCGGCGGCCGGTGCAGAAAACCGAAGATCTTGCATCGTTCTGGCGCACGGCGTATCCCGAACTGAAACCGGCGCTTTCCCGCCGCTATCCGAAGTGGAAATGGATTTAG
- a CDS encoding FAD:protein FMN transferase, whose amino-acid sequence MAKKVSWLLLAVLTGIVIFAAVRPLRNPSWEQPAMGTQCHITIAGKMSKRELSILQEKIDAALDDVNRQMSAWDPDSELSRFNRQRSTQPFTVSPEFAGVVERALFFAAETGGAFDPTVKPLVDFWGFGAAENKTPVDEILETVGWQNIESRRDAPVASGARKERDGGVASTLRKLHPGVQLDLGAIAKGYGVDCVAEIISAAGIKNFLVEIGGEIRATGKNRAGKLWAVGIETPVPGKPFGAEIHRTLRISGAALATSGSYRQFRTDAAGTPYSHIIDPRTGAPAQSGIVSVTVIAERCMDADAAATALLVMGPDAALQWLESHPEFAAHFILHAGGATFTTKQTLNFPEME is encoded by the coding sequence ATGGCAAAAAAAGTCAGTTGGTTGCTCCTCGCAGTACTCACCGGAATTGTAATTTTTGCGGCAGTGCGTCCGCTCAGAAATCCGTCGTGGGAGCAGCCGGCCATGGGGACGCAGTGTCACATCACCATCGCCGGAAAAATGTCAAAACGGGAGCTTTCAATACTGCAGGAAAAAATTGATGCGGCGCTGGATGATGTAAACCGGCAGATGTCGGCATGGGATCCGGATTCAGAACTTTCGCGGTTCAACCGGCAGCGATCTACACAGCCGTTTACGGTGTCGCCGGAATTTGCCGGTGTGGTTGAACGCGCGCTTTTTTTTGCCGCGGAAACCGGCGGCGCATTTGATCCGACCGTGAAACCGCTGGTTGATTTCTGGGGGTTCGGCGCAGCGGAAAATAAAACGCCGGTGGATGAGATTCTGGAAACGGTGGGATGGCAGAATATAGAAAGTAGACGCGACGCCCCCGTCGCGTCCGGCGCACGAAAAGAACGCGACGGGGGCGTCGCGTCTACGTTAAGAAAGCTCCATCCAGGTGTTCAGCTTGATCTCGGCGCGATTGCAAAAGGTTACGGTGTGGACTGTGTGGCGGAGATTATTTCAGCTGCCGGAATTAAAAATTTTCTGGTGGAGATCGGCGGCGAAATCCGTGCGACAGGAAAAAACCGCGCCGGGAAGTTGTGGGCTGTCGGCATTGAAACGCCGGTGCCGGGGAAGCCGTTCGGCGCCGAAATCCACCGGACACTCAGGATTTCCGGTGCGGCGCTGGCGACGTCCGGCAGCTACCGGCAGTTTCGCACGGATGCTGCCGGCACGCCGTATTCACATATTATCGACCCGCGCACCGGCGCGCCGGCGCAATCCGGTATTGTATCGGTGACCGTGATTGCGGAACGCTGCATGGACGCCGATGCAGCGGCCACCGCGCTGCTGGTGATGGGTCCGGACGCGGCGCTGCAGTGGCTGGAATCGCATCCGGAATTTGCCGCGCATTTTATTCTGCATGCCGGCGGTGCAACTTTTACAACAAAACAAACGCTGAATTTTCCGGAAATGGAGTAG